A genome region from Nitrospirota bacterium includes the following:
- the lepA gene encoding translation elongation factor 4: MQSLIRNFSIIAHIDHGKSTLADRILDATGAVTAREAKEQILDAMDLERERGITIKAHAVAIRYKAKDGKTYALHLIDTPGHVDFTYEVSRSLAACEGALLLVDATQGVQAQTIANVNLAMANNLTIIPVINKIDLASADVDGTKQSISDVLMLDATDALLISAKEGKGVPEVLEAVIERIPPPSGDPAAPLKALIFDSWFDNYQGVIVLARIVDGSVRPGMKIKVMSNDRVFEVMEVGQFSPKRTKKTELLTGEAGYLCANMREVADVKIGDTLTDAVTPTSTPFPGYKEVKPLVFCGLYPTDTARYEDLRDALVKLRLNDSSFVYEPETSLALGFGFRCGFLGLLHMEIIQERLEREYNLTLLTTAPTVVYRVLLTNGDVLEVNNPSQLPPPSSIESFEEPFILASVITPERYMGAIIQLCQERRGIQRGIQFLDPTRVTISYEMPLNEVILDFYDKLKSRTQGYASLDYELLGYRQSDLVRLDILLNGEAVDALSFITHKERSIHRGRQLAEKMKELIPRQMYEIAIQAAIGSKVIARETIGAMKKNVLAKCYGGDITRKRKLLEKQKEGKKRMKSVGNVEVPQEAFLAILKVGDE, translated from the coding sequence TTGCAAAGCCTTATACGCAATTTTTCGATTATCGCCCATATCGATCACGGCAAATCCACCCTCGCTGACCGGATCCTTGATGCAACTGGCGCGGTGACTGCCCGGGAGGCCAAGGAGCAGATCCTTGATGCGATGGACCTGGAACGTGAGCGTGGTATCACGATCAAGGCCCATGCGGTCGCCATTCGGTACAAGGCCAAGGATGGGAAGACCTACGCCTTGCATTTGATCGATACGCCTGGACACGTCGACTTCACCTATGAGGTCTCACGCAGCTTGGCGGCTTGTGAAGGCGCGCTCTTGCTGGTCGATGCGACGCAGGGGGTGCAGGCGCAGACGATTGCCAATGTGAATTTGGCCATGGCGAACAACCTCACCATTATTCCAGTGATCAACAAGATCGATCTGGCCAGTGCCGATGTCGACGGCACCAAGCAGTCGATTTCCGATGTGCTGATGCTGGATGCGACCGATGCCCTCTTGATCAGCGCGAAAGAGGGCAAGGGTGTGCCGGAGGTGCTGGAGGCCGTCATTGAGCGGATTCCACCGCCTTCGGGAGATCCCGCTGCGCCGCTCAAGGCACTCATCTTCGATTCCTGGTTCGATAACTATCAGGGTGTGATCGTGTTGGCCCGGATCGTCGATGGCTCCGTGCGTCCCGGCATGAAGATCAAAGTCATGTCGAACGATCGGGTCTTTGAAGTGATGGAAGTCGGTCAATTCAGCCCGAAACGAACGAAGAAGACCGAGCTGTTGACCGGCGAAGCGGGTTACCTCTGCGCCAACATGAGGGAAGTCGCGGACGTGAAGATCGGTGATACCCTCACGGATGCGGTGACCCCCACGAGTACGCCCTTCCCCGGTTATAAAGAAGTGAAGCCGCTGGTGTTCTGCGGGCTCTATCCCACCGACACGGCCCGGTATGAAGATTTGCGGGATGCGCTGGTCAAGCTGCGGTTGAACGACTCCTCATTCGTCTATGAGCCTGAGACCTCGCTCGCTTTGGGTTTCGGGTTTCGTTGCGGCTTCCTGGGTCTTCTCCACATGGAAATCATCCAGGAACGGCTTGAGCGTGAATATAATCTGACCTTGCTCACCACCGCGCCAACCGTCGTCTATCGCGTGTTGCTGACCAATGGCGATGTCCTGGAGGTCAATAATCCCTCGCAGCTCCCGCCCCCGAGCAGCATCGAATCGTTCGAGGAGCCGTTTATTCTGGCATCGGTGATTACGCCGGAACGGTACATGGGAGCGATCATCCAGCTCTGTCAGGAGCGCCGCGGCATTCAGCGGGGCATCCAATTCCTGGATCCGACACGGGTGACGATCAGTTACGAAATGCCGCTCAATGAAGTCATTCTCGATTTTTACGACAAGCTCAAGTCGCGTACGCAGGGCTATGCCTCGCTTGATTATGAGCTGCTCGGCTATCGCCAGTCCGATCTGGTGCGGCTCGATATTCTCTTGAACGGCGAAGCGGTCGATGCCTTGTCCTTCATTACCCATAAAGAGCGGTCTATTCACCGCGGCCGTCAGCTCGCGGAGAAGATGAAGGAGCTCATTCCCCGGCAGATGTACGAGATCGCCATTCAGGCGGCGATCGGGAGCAAGGTGATTGCGCGCGAGACGATCGGCGCCATGAAGAAGAACGTGCTGGCGAAATGCTACGGTGGCGATATCACGCGGAAACGCAAGCTCCTCGAGAAGCAGAAGGAAGGGAAGAAGCGCATGAAATCCGTGGGGAACGTGGAAGTGCCGCAAGAGGCCTTCCTCGCCATTTTGAAAGTCGGTGACGAATGA
- the lepB gene encoding signal peptidase I codes for MSGETNRPSSDDLTSVSTDVQADDAGAPAVFDEPSVSQLGRKSLFREYAEAIVVAMLLAFAIRVFVVQAFKIPSGSMIPTLLIGDHILVSKLSYGIQWPSQCKFQEAFPPVNCYASQALIEFGKPQRGDVIVFRFPEDEEKDFIKRIVGGPGDTVQVLNKAILVNGAVLDDTAFTQRIDPGIIDGTINPRDNFGPVTVPEGAYFVMGDNRDQSLDSRFWGFVREEKIRGKAFRIYWSWSGQGQWTEWVRWDRFGKAIQ; via the coding sequence ATGAGCGGAGAGACGAATCGTCCCTCATCGGACGACCTCACTTCTGTGTCCACCGATGTGCAGGCGGATGACGCGGGAGCGCCGGCGGTGTTCGACGAGCCGTCTGTGTCGCAGCTTGGCCGAAAGTCGCTCTTTCGCGAATATGCGGAAGCCATCGTGGTTGCGATGCTCCTGGCTTTTGCGATCCGGGTGTTTGTCGTCCAGGCCTTCAAGATTCCCTCAGGCTCGATGATTCCGACATTGTTGATCGGGGATCATATCCTGGTCAGCAAGTTGTCCTATGGCATTCAATGGCCTAGCCAGTGCAAATTCCAGGAGGCCTTTCCCCCCGTCAATTGTTACGCGTCACAGGCGCTCATCGAGTTCGGCAAGCCGCAGCGGGGCGACGTGATCGTGTTCCGGTTTCCCGAAGATGAGGAAAAAGATTTTATCAAGCGCATTGTCGGGGGGCCTGGCGATACCGTGCAGGTTCTGAATAAAGCCATCCTGGTGAATGGAGCGGTGCTGGACGACACAGCGTTCACGCAACGGATCGACCCGGGAATCATCGATGGCACCATCAATCCGCGCGATAATTTCGGACCGGTGACCGTGCCGGAAGGCGCCTATTTTGTGATGGGCGACAATCGAGACCAAAGCTTGGATAGCCGGTTTTGGGGGTTCGTGCGCGAGGAGAAAATCCGCGGTAAGGCATTCCGCATCTACTGGTCGTGGAGCGGACAGGGGCAATGGACGGAGTGGGTCAGATGGGATCGATTCGGAAAAGCCATTCAGTAG
- the rfaE1 gene encoding D-glycero-beta-D-manno-heptose-7-phosphate kinase encodes MGSIRKSHSVGKSTRQAPAGSGGQGRRGEASPKALRQYIQRFPQASVLVIGDLILDHYIWGRVSRISPEAPVPVVQVDSESLRLGGAANVFNNILALGGKADLCGVIGSDETGRMLLKELGGTRSGRGGVVIDQDRPTTRKSRVIAHNQQIVRYDVERRAELKPATQRRILRYVESRVRELSCLVVSDYAKGVVSAPLMTDLTRLAALRGIPVIVDPKVEHFSYYKGATVITPNHLEATQAAGVHGDDDQASDEAGAIIRQRLGCQAVLITRGEKGMSLYEGDGVSWHIPTQARQVYDVTGAGDTVIGTLALALSTGASMRDAAALANYAAGVVVGMVGTATLSAQQLSEALGND; translated from the coding sequence ATGGGATCGATTCGGAAAAGCCATTCAGTAGGCAAGTCCACGCGCCAAGCGCCTGCTGGCTCCGGGGGGCAGGGCCGTAGAGGCGAGGCCTCTCCCAAAGCGCTTCGGCAGTATATTCAGCGATTCCCGCAAGCCAGCGTGCTCGTCATCGGCGACCTCATCCTCGATCATTATATTTGGGGCCGTGTGAGCCGTATCTCACCGGAAGCCCCGGTCCCGGTCGTCCAGGTCGACTCCGAGTCCTTGAGGCTCGGCGGCGCGGCGAATGTCTTCAATAACATTCTGGCCTTGGGGGGCAAAGCCGATTTGTGCGGTGTCATCGGCTCCGACGAAACCGGACGGATGCTTCTCAAAGAGTTGGGGGGGACCCGTTCAGGGCGCGGCGGGGTCGTGATCGACCAGGATCGCCCAACTACCAGGAAGTCCCGCGTCATCGCCCACAACCAGCAGATCGTGCGGTACGACGTCGAGCGCCGGGCTGAACTGAAACCGGCGACGCAGCGGCGGATTCTCCGCTATGTCGAATCTCGGGTACGGGAGTTATCCTGCCTCGTGGTGTCGGACTATGCCAAGGGTGTGGTCAGCGCGCCCTTGATGACGGATCTCACGCGGCTTGCGGCGCTGCGTGGGATCCCCGTGATCGTCGACCCGAAAGTCGAGCACTTCAGCTACTACAAGGGCGCGACGGTCATCACGCCGAACCACCTTGAGGCGACCCAAGCCGCCGGGGTGCATGGCGATGACGATCAGGCGAGCGACGAGGCCGGTGCGATCATCCGGCAGCGGTTAGGATGCCAAGCGGTCCTCATTACGCGCGGCGAAAAAGGCATGAGTCTGTACGAGGGAGACGGAGTCTCCTGGCATATCCCGACACAGGCCCGCCAGGTCTACGATGTCACCGGAGCGGGCGATACGGTGATCGGGACGTTGGCGCTCGCGCTGTCGACCGGTGCCTCGATGAGGGACGCGGCGGCGCTGGCCAACTATGCGGCGGGTGTCGTCGTCGGTATGGTGGGCACCGCAACCCTGTCCGCACAGCAACTGTCGGAGGCCCTCGGCAATGACTGA
- the kdsB gene encoding 3-deoxy-manno-octulosonate cytidylyltransferase — protein MTDTAASVMVVIPARFGSSRFPGKPLVMLGQKPMIQHVYEQAAACSGVKDVLVATDDERIRQAVIGFGGRAALIGGDFRTGTDRVAGAARKFGGDYFLNLQGDEIPLQPDLLSDLIEPFISSGAGMGTLKRTIDSTDDLHNSSVVKVVTDQAGHALYFSRAPIPLVRDDPSRRVVGGLHYIHLGLYIYRRDTLLKLAALPTGRLEDAEKLEQLRALEHGIPIRVWETKHASLRVDTPEDVDLVTEKLQQFEAIKKELGLLKSAPAQS, from the coding sequence ATGACTGATACGGCTGCGTCCGTCATGGTGGTGATTCCGGCTCGGTTCGGATCGTCGCGCTTCCCGGGAAAACCCCTCGTCATGCTGGGACAGAAGCCGATGATCCAGCATGTGTACGAGCAGGCCGCAGCCTGTTCCGGGGTGAAGGATGTGCTGGTCGCCACCGACGATGAACGGATCAGGCAGGCGGTGATCGGATTCGGCGGGCGAGCCGCGTTGATCGGCGGAGACTTTCGGACCGGTACCGATCGAGTCGCAGGCGCAGCTCGCAAATTTGGCGGCGACTACTTTTTGAATCTGCAGGGAGATGAGATTCCGCTTCAGCCGGACTTGCTCTCTGATCTCATCGAACCCTTTATCTCAAGCGGCGCGGGGATGGGTACGCTGAAGCGGACCATCGATTCCACGGACGACCTGCACAATTCCTCAGTGGTGAAGGTGGTGACCGATCAGGCCGGCCATGCCCTGTATTTTTCGCGCGCACCGATTCCCTTGGTGCGGGACGATCCCAGCCGCCGGGTCGTCGGAGGGTTGCATTACATCCATCTCGGTCTGTACATCTACCGGCGCGATACGTTGCTGAAGTTGGCGGCCCTTCCTACGGGACGGTTGGAAGATGCGGAAAAGCTCGAGCAGTTGCGCGCTTTGGAGCACGGTATTCCGATCAGAGTGTGGGAGACCAAACATGCCTCCCTGCGGGTGGATACGCCGGAGGATGTCGACCTGGTGACGGAAAAGCTTCAACAGTTTGAGGCTATCAAGAAGGAATTGGGTTTATTGAAGTCGGCTCCAGCCCAGTCTTAA
- a CDS encoding CTP synthase, protein MSKFIFVTGGVVSSLGKGLASASIGNLLESRGLKITFLKLDPYINVDPGTMNPYQHGEVYVTDDGAETDLDLGHYERYTSLTLTKENNYTTGRIYHSVISKERRGDYLGGTVQVVPHVTDEIKQCIMRISQGVDVTIVEIGGTVGDIESLPFLEAIRQMPYDVGRENVLYVHLTLVPYIGAAGELKTKPTQHSVNKLREIGIQPHILLCRTDRYLPPELKGKIAMFCNVEKDAVITAKDVDTIYEVPIVFRKEGLDELIVRLLHLETGPPNLREWDAMVQKIKHPKHEVSVALVGKYAGLKDCYKSLSESLVHGGVDHETKVNIEWIESEEIERQGTERILREVDGILVPGGFGARGIEGKIAAIRYAREHQIPFFGLCLGMQCATIEFARNVAGLAGANSAEFDAASPYPVIHLMSDQQSVSDKGGTMRLGSYICKLGEGTLAQKMYGVSEVRERHRHRYEFNNAYREQLLAKGLVLSGLSPDGRLVEIVELLNHPWFLATQFHPEYNSRPHRPHPLFSGFVGAALRRKCGH, encoded by the coding sequence ATGAGCAAGTTCATTTTTGTCACAGGCGGAGTCGTCTCCTCCCTGGGGAAGGGGCTCGCCTCAGCCTCGATCGGTAACCTGCTCGAAAGCCGGGGGTTGAAGATCACGTTCCTCAAGCTCGACCCCTACATCAACGTCGATCCCGGCACGATGAATCCCTATCAACATGGGGAAGTCTATGTCACGGACGACGGCGCAGAGACAGACCTGGATCTCGGCCATTATGAACGGTACACGTCCCTGACTCTGACTAAAGAAAACAACTACACGACCGGCCGGATCTACCATTCGGTCATCAGCAAAGAGCGGCGCGGCGATTACCTCGGCGGGACCGTGCAGGTGGTGCCCCACGTGACCGATGAGATCAAGCAATGCATCATGCGTATCTCGCAGGGGGTCGACGTCACGATTGTGGAGATCGGCGGCACGGTCGGCGACATCGAGAGTTTGCCATTTCTCGAAGCGATTCGGCAGATGCCCTACGACGTCGGGCGTGAGAATGTGCTCTATGTCCATCTCACACTGGTGCCCTACATCGGAGCGGCCGGTGAGTTGAAGACCAAGCCGACGCAACATTCCGTCAACAAGCTGAGGGAAATCGGTATCCAGCCGCATATTCTCCTCTGCCGGACCGACCGGTATCTGCCGCCGGAACTCAAGGGCAAGATCGCCATGTTCTGCAACGTCGAAAAAGACGCGGTCATCACGGCCAAGGACGTCGATACGATCTACGAAGTGCCGATCGTGTTCCGGAAGGAAGGATTGGACGAGCTGATCGTGCGCTTACTCCATCTTGAGACCGGTCCTCCGAACCTGCGCGAATGGGATGCTATGGTCCAGAAGATCAAGCATCCCAAGCATGAAGTCTCCGTCGCACTGGTCGGCAAGTATGCGGGGTTGAAGGATTGTTATAAGAGTCTCTCGGAATCGCTGGTCCATGGCGGCGTCGACCATGAAACGAAGGTGAACATCGAGTGGATCGAGTCGGAGGAGATTGAACGGCAGGGGACCGAGCGGATTCTGCGTGAGGTCGATGGCATCCTGGTGCCAGGCGGGTTCGGCGCGCGTGGGATCGAAGGGAAAATCGCTGCTATTCGCTACGCCAGGGAGCATCAGATTCCGTTTTTCGGCTTGTGTCTTGGTATGCAATGCGCGACGATCGAGTTCGCACGGAACGTCGCCGGCTTGGCCGGCGCCAACAGCGCGGAATTCGATGCGGCCTCCCCCTATCCCGTCATTCACTTGATGTCGGACCAGCAGTCCGTCAGCGACAAGGGCGGGACGATGCGGCTCGGGTCCTATATCTGTAAGCTTGGGGAGGGAACCCTCGCCCAAAAGATGTACGGAGTGAGCGAAGTGCGTGAGCGCCATCGGCACCGGTACGAATTCAACAACGCCTACCGTGAACAATTGCTCGCCAAAGGACTCGTGCTGAGCGGGTTGTCGCCGGACGGTCGGCTCGTCGAGATCGTCGAACTCCTTAATCATCCCTGGTTCCTGGCAACGCAATTCCATCCGGAATACAATTCGAGGCCCCACCGGCCCCATCCGCTCTTTAGCGGTTTTGTCGGCGCCGCGTTACGTCGAAAGTGCGGCCACTGA
- the kdsA gene encoding 3-deoxy-8-phosphooctulonate synthase — protein MAHEVHIGSFTVGAGHRPFLIAGPCVIESEQLVLETAARIAEITQSLGIPYVFKSSFDKANRTSITSYRGPGLEQGLAILKKVKDQLGLPILTDVHTEEQATEAGKIVDVLQIPAFLCRQTDLLIAAAKTGKVVNVKKGQFLSPQEMGNAVKKVEESGNKRIVLTERGSSFGYNNLVVDMRSFPVLRSFGYPVVFDATHSVQLPGGGGTKSSGQREFVEPLACAAAGAGVDGFFMEVHPNPDEALSDGPNMVPLHQLKALLERVLRICDASQLRT, from the coding sequence ATGGCACACGAAGTTCACATCGGTTCATTCACAGTCGGGGCTGGGCATCGGCCGTTTTTGATTGCCGGGCCCTGTGTCATCGAGAGCGAACAGCTCGTGCTGGAGACGGCAGCGCGTATTGCCGAGATCACTCAGTCTCTGGGCATCCCCTATGTTTTCAAGTCGTCCTTCGACAAGGCCAACCGGACCTCGATCACGTCCTATCGTGGGCCTGGTCTCGAACAGGGCCTGGCGATTCTGAAGAAGGTGAAGGATCAGCTGGGCCTGCCCATCTTGACGGACGTGCATACAGAGGAACAGGCGACCGAGGCAGGGAAGATTGTTGACGTGCTCCAGATTCCTGCCTTTCTCTGTCGGCAGACGGACTTGCTCATCGCGGCCGCGAAAACTGGAAAAGTGGTGAACGTCAAAAAGGGGCAGTTCCTCTCGCCGCAAGAAATGGGCAATGCGGTCAAAAAAGTCGAGGAGTCAGGAAACAAGCGGATCGTCCTGACCGAACGGGGCTCGTCGTTCGGCTATAATAATCTCGTCGTCGATATGCGGTCCTTTCCGGTCCTTCGAAGCTTCGGCTATCCGGTGGTATTCGACGCCACCCATAGTGTGCAGTTGCCGGGCGGTGGGGGAACGAAGTCCAGCGGCCAGCGCGAATTTGTTGAACCGTTGGCCTGCGCGGCTGCCGGAGCCGGAGTCGACGGCTTCTTCATGGAAGTCCATCCCAATCCTGACGAGGCCCTGTCAGACGGGCCCAACATGGTGCCGCTTCATCAGCTCAAAGCTTTGCTAGAACGGGTTCTACGGATATGCGACGCGTCACAACTTCGAACGTAA
- a CDS encoding KpsF/GutQ family sugar-phosphate isomerase yields the protein MVQRLDRGFSDAVDLLYACKGKVVVSGMGKSGLIGQKIAATMASTGTPSFFLHPAEGLHGDLGMLARGDVLIAISNSGETQEILQLLPFMKRMSIPVVAIVGRMASTLAKNSDVALDVSVTEEACPMGLAPTASTTATLAMGDALAVALLEKRGFKEQDFAQFHPGGTLGRRLLVKVRDVMHVGAELPQVKDSVSASAAMLEMSAKKLGMTTVVDRAGALAGIITDGDLRRFLQQGGDFSKITAGALASRHPKLIGPDELAAKAVQMMERYSITTLVVAESAKRIVGVVHLHDLLKHGIV from the coding sequence ATGGTGCAGCGTCTCGATCGTGGTTTCTCGGATGCGGTGGACCTGCTCTATGCCTGTAAGGGTAAGGTAGTCGTCTCTGGCATGGGGAAGTCCGGTTTGATCGGTCAGAAGATCGCCGCGACGATGGCCAGCACCGGGACGCCCTCGTTCTTTCTCCACCCGGCTGAAGGGCTTCACGGCGATCTGGGTATGTTGGCGCGTGGCGATGTGCTCATCGCGATTTCAAATAGCGGCGAGACGCAGGAGATCCTGCAGCTCCTGCCATTTATGAAGCGAATGAGCATTCCGGTCGTGGCGATCGTCGGCCGCATGGCTTCGACTCTGGCGAAGAACAGCGACGTGGCGCTAGATGTGTCCGTGACAGAAGAGGCCTGTCCCATGGGATTGGCGCCGACAGCAAGCACGACCGCGACGCTTGCGATGGGCGACGCCTTGGCCGTGGCCTTGCTGGAGAAGCGCGGATTCAAGGAGCAGGATTTTGCGCAGTTTCATCCGGGTGGAACGCTCGGGCGCCGTCTCTTGGTGAAAGTGCGGGACGTTATGCATGTCGGCGCGGAGCTCCCGCAAGTGAAGGACAGCGTCTCAGCCTCGGCAGCCATGCTGGAAATGTCTGCGAAAAAACTCGGTATGACCACGGTCGTCGATCGAGCCGGTGCTTTGGCGGGAATTATTACTGACGGAGATTTGCGGCGGTTTCTCCAACAGGGCGGGGACTTCTCCAAGATCACGGCCGGGGCCCTGGCCTCGCGCCATCCCAAGTTGATCGGACCGGATGAGTTAGCAGCCAAGGCAGTCCAAATGATGGAGCGGTATTCCATCACCACGCTCGTCGTCGCGGAATCGGCCAAGCGCATTGTCGGGGTCGTACATTTGCACGATCTGCTCAAGCACGGCATCGTTTAG
- the pgsA gene encoding CDP-diacylglycerol--glycerol-3-phosphate 3-phosphatidyltransferase: MNRVLEVWKSVGQESLNLPNFITLTRILLIPVFVVLFATPTPDRSLIAAIVFIVAAVTDMLDGYLARRNGQVTTVGKLLDPIADKLLVLSALILLLNIDRVSALVAILIIAREVAVTGIRAIAAGEGMVIAAETTGKYKMALQVVAIAMLILEGTFLSGLGNLHLAGTVTLYLSLVFGYVSGAQYVWSFWKQVVAKGL; the protein is encoded by the coding sequence ATGAATCGCGTATTGGAAGTATGGAAATCGGTCGGGCAGGAATCGCTCAACCTGCCGAACTTCATTACGCTCACTCGCATCCTCTTGATTCCAGTCTTCGTGGTGCTCTTTGCCACGCCGACCCCGGATCGATCACTGATCGCGGCCATTGTCTTTATCGTCGCAGCGGTCACCGATATGTTGGATGGCTATCTGGCCCGCCGGAATGGCCAGGTGACCACCGTCGGAAAGCTGCTCGATCCCATTGCCGACAAGCTGTTGGTCCTGTCCGCATTGATTCTCCTGCTCAACATCGATCGTGTCAGCGCGCTGGTTGCGATACTCATCATCGCACGCGAGGTCGCGGTCACCGGTATTCGAGCCATCGCCGCAGGAGAAGGCATGGTCATCGCCGCTGAGACGACGGGCAAGTACAAGATGGCGCTGCAAGTCGTGGCGATCGCGATGTTGATTCTCGAGGGCACGTTCTTGTCTGGCCTGGGTAACCTGCACCTGGCCGGTACCGTGACCCTGTATCTGTCGCTCGTGTTCGGCTATGTTTCCGGAGCGCAATATGTATGGAGCTTCTGGAAGCAGGTCGTCGCTAAGGGACTGTAG
- the plsY gene encoding glycerol-3-phosphate 1-O-acyltransferase PlsY, with the protein MAMVGYLLGAIPFGVVVSKAMGLPDPRTVGSKNVGFTNVLRVSGKKAGVLTLLGDMGKGWVMGWAAMQWLTDERFIMLVALSTILGHLFSPFLKFKGGKGVATALGAVLGLSPSIGFLLLLIWLGAVAIWRYSSGGALAAFGCLPVVAIVNEQRQEFFVFSLIVSGLIWVKHKDNIARLWNGTESKIGQKKQG; encoded by the coding sequence ATGGCAATGGTCGGCTACTTGCTGGGGGCTATTCCCTTTGGCGTCGTCGTGTCTAAAGCGATGGGGTTGCCCGATCCGCGTACGGTCGGGAGCAAGAACGTCGGCTTCACTAATGTGCTGCGTGTGTCGGGCAAGAAGGCGGGAGTCCTCACGCTCCTTGGCGACATGGGCAAGGGGTGGGTGATGGGGTGGGCTGCCATGCAGTGGCTCACTGATGAACGGTTCATCATGCTCGTTGCCCTCTCGACAATCTTGGGCCATCTCTTTTCACCATTCCTGAAATTCAAAGGGGGGAAGGGGGTGGCGACGGCCTTAGGTGCGGTGTTGGGTCTGTCTCCCTCAATCGGATTCCTCTTACTGCTGATCTGGCTTGGAGCGGTCGCGATCTGGCGCTACTCCTCTGGCGGCGCGCTGGCGGCTTTCGGATGCCTTCCGGTCGTGGCGATTGTGAATGAGCAGCGACAGGAGTTTTTTGTGTTTTCCTTGATCGTCAGTGGGCTGATCTGGGTCAAACACAAAGACAATATCGCGCGTCTGTGGAATGGGACGGAATCTAAAATAGGGCAAAAAAAACAGGGATAG
- a CDS encoding PilZ domain-containing protein, producing MELMLPVLHEEDCFVPRIDLRRYLRKAVNLGILLAGEGELTRGQVIDLTTRGCGIRLNLPLVCGQCLTLKLYPGDGSSAVICDLVQVQWVKEGRAGLIFLSMSLKNELRLHRLCDEYLLSKVED from the coding sequence ATGGAGCTCATGTTGCCAGTTTTACACGAAGAGGATTGTTTCGTGCCACGGATTGATCTCCGGCGGTATCTGCGCAAGGCGGTGAATCTCGGCATCCTCCTCGCGGGTGAGGGCGAACTTACGAGAGGGCAGGTGATCGATCTGACGACGAGGGGGTGCGGGATTCGGCTTAACCTGCCTCTCGTATGCGGGCAGTGCCTTACCCTCAAACTGTACCCCGGCGATGGTTCGTCTGCAGTGATTTGCGACCTGGTACAGGTGCAGTGGGTGAAAGAGGGGCGGGCAGGCCTGATCTTCCTCTCGATGTCGCTTAAGAACGAGCTTCGGCTGCACCGGCTCTGCGACGAATATCTCCTATCCAAGGTTGAGGACTAG
- a CDS encoding HNH endonuclease translates to MRDVEDQKQLKGVAEALHKELSRRLGRMIRLRTVLPLKESHTNGWRVELGSLGLGEPRVEVWYCEWSGTKGQRRIWYGFYAAQADKLRKRVAALPEALRPVRRLSEQDMRLAAGSRSDDVLRKPLDVGDYDRPIYEEFDESEGPYAYYGLFDSALPESDDTVFGIVARATSFFEAVIKSPPAKVQVHEKDQDQEEAYAHYENRQVVRQHLAREQSRPLAEQCKRRDNYRCQVCEMTFRELYGDIGKAFAEAHHIVPLNRLANAVEASLSDLVTVCANCHRMLHKLDGGEEDLAKLRRMLHRR, encoded by the coding sequence ATGCGCGATGTGGAAGACCAGAAACAGCTCAAGGGGGTTGCTGAAGCACTGCACAAGGAACTCTCCAGACGGCTCGGCAGAATGATCCGTCTGCGTACCGTGCTTCCGCTCAAAGAGTCTCACACCAACGGATGGCGTGTCGAACTGGGATCGTTGGGGCTGGGAGAGCCAAGAGTAGAGGTTTGGTATTGTGAATGGTCCGGCACGAAAGGCCAAAGACGCATATGGTACGGCTTCTATGCTGCGCAGGCAGACAAGCTGCGGAAGAGAGTCGCCGCATTGCCTGAGGCCCTTCGGCCTGTGCGACGGTTGAGCGAGCAGGACATGAGACTTGCTGCGGGATCACGATCAGACGATGTGCTCAGAAAACCGTTGGACGTTGGTGACTATGACCGTCCCATCTATGAGGAGTTTGATGAGAGTGAGGGCCCATATGCCTATTATGGATTGTTTGATTCGGCCCTTCCAGAGAGCGACGATACGGTTTTTGGCATCGTGGCCCGCGCAACGAGTTTTTTTGAAGCTGTGATCAAGAGCCCGCCGGCCAAGGTACAGGTGCACGAGAAAGATCAGGATCAGGAGGAGGCCTATGCGCATTATGAAAACCGTCAGGTGGTGCGCCAGCATCTGGCTCGTGAACAGAGCCGTCCGTTAGCGGAACAATGTAAGCGGCGGGACAATTATCGCTGTCAGGTATGTGAGATGACCTTTCGCGAGCTGTACGGAGACATTGGTAAAGCCTTCGCTGAAGCGCACCACATCGTTCCGCTGAATCGCCTTGCGAACGCTGTGGAGGCGTCTCTCAGCGATCTAGTTACCGTTTGTGCCAATTGTCACCGGATGCTGCATAAGCTTGATGGAGGAGAAGAGGATCTGGCGAAGTTGAGGAGAATGCTCCACCGTCGGTAA